A genomic segment from Myxococcota bacterium encodes:
- a CDS encoding FAD-dependent oxidoreductase codes for MRAAIVGGGISGLASAFRIAELGCDVTLFESTDTLGGLATSFAYTAPNGETCELEKFYHCLLPNDDSLLRLVRDVGLEGDLLWRGTSMGFMVDRRIHPLNTPLDLLGFSPLRLDERLRLGFMAVWARLRGTNPRLDDVTAAEWIRGIVGERAFELIWKPLLAAKIGDSYDRIPALWMSSRLHREKNTEKERKGVLRGGYRSLVEAIERGLRARGARIRLGVDVRAIEAGADDATVVLADGARERFDFVVSTAPLPAFQRMTQGVPIAPATRDLELDYQGVVSGVLLLDKPLSTHYWMPFVASGATSQGVIEMSNLMPLDRSAGLYVCYFVNYTHRASELYARGDAEMLDAYRRDLDALFPHVGARVVDAFLFRAPFVEPIWTLGYSRRKPPLTAVHKRVYMVSTAQLYPRVNSWNSCCEVVDELVPEIVAQHGALAARAREAA; via the coding sequence GTGCGGGCAGCGATCGTCGGCGGAGGCATCTCGGGGCTCGCGAGCGCGTTCCGCATCGCGGAGCTCGGCTGCGACGTCACGCTGTTCGAATCGACCGACACGCTAGGCGGCCTCGCGACGAGCTTCGCGTACACGGCTCCGAACGGCGAGACCTGCGAGCTCGAGAAGTTCTACCACTGCCTGCTCCCGAACGACGACTCGCTGCTGCGGCTCGTGCGCGACGTCGGCCTCGAGGGCGACCTGCTCTGGCGCGGCACGAGCATGGGCTTCATGGTCGACCGCCGCATCCATCCACTGAACACGCCGCTCGATCTCCTCGGCTTCTCGCCCCTGCGCCTCGACGAGCGACTGCGGCTCGGGTTCATGGCCGTCTGGGCGCGGCTGCGCGGGACGAACCCGCGGCTCGACGACGTGACGGCCGCCGAGTGGATCCGCGGCATCGTCGGCGAGCGCGCCTTCGAGCTGATCTGGAAGCCGCTGCTCGCGGCGAAGATCGGGGATTCCTACGACCGCATCCCCGCGCTCTGGATGTCGAGCCGGCTCCACCGCGAGAAGAACACCGAGAAGGAGCGCAAGGGCGTGCTCCGCGGCGGCTACCGCTCGCTCGTCGAGGCGATCGAGCGCGGATTGCGGGCGCGCGGTGCGCGCATCCGGCTCGGCGTCGACGTGCGCGCGATCGAGGCCGGCGCGGACGACGCGACGGTCGTGCTCGCCGACGGCGCGCGCGAGCGCTTCGACTTCGTGGTCTCGACGGCGCCGCTCCCGGCCTTCCAGCGCATGACGCAGGGCGTCCCGATCGCGCCCGCGACGCGCGACCTCGAGCTCGACTACCAGGGCGTCGTGAGCGGCGTCCTGCTCCTCGACAAGCCGCTGTCGACCCACTACTGGATGCCCTTCGTCGCGAGCGGCGCCACGTCGCAGGGCGTGATCGAGATGTCGAACCTCATGCCGCTCGACCGCTCGGCCGGCCTCTACGTCTGCTACTTCGTCAACTACACGCACCGCGCGAGCGAGCTCTACGCGCGCGGCGACGCCGAGATGCTCGACGCCTACCGACGCGACCTCGACGCGCTCTTTCCGCACGTCGGCGCCCGCGTCGTCGACGCGTTCCTGTTCCGCGCTCCCTTCGTCGAGCCCATCTGGACGCTCGGCTACTCGCGCCGCAAGCCGCCGCTCACCGCGGTGCACAAGCGCGTGTACATGGTGTCCACCGCGCAGCTGTACCCGCGCGTGAACTCGTGGAACTCGTGCTGCGAGGTCGTGGACGAGCTCGTGCCCGAGATCGTCGCCCAGCACGGCGCGCTCGCCGCGCGCGCGCGGGAGGCGGCATGA
- a CDS encoding PQQ-binding-like beta-propeller repeat protein, translated as MGGASPRAPRFEPTFAHYAAAAVVVLALGAAASAWLARREEAARADALPPYRVVPGLFGDGTGEPDPRIASLRAFGVEPASLTRWTRSHGGDGSLKFSALDRIDRANVGRLEVAWVFDGEAARLRGDGVWRRNVQANPVVAGRTLYAATAQDTLVALDAATGALRWEFVPRAVPARRGLVYWEGREGVAPRLYFVAGAELLALDAATGAPVASFGDAGSVAIGEATAAPAVVGDRLVATTNSPATVRAFDVATGRPLWRTPLVADGRPIGAAPWGGFSVDARRGRAYVTTGNPRPPLYGADRPGNNEHANSVVCVDLETGAIDWAWQEVRHDLWNFDIASPPVLTTIEIGGRRVDVVAAPTKIGTTVLLERDTGLPIFDQRRRLAQPSVLAGESTAAYQPDPVLPEPFASMEFGPERVTDVGAANRESVEWQIANATWGWFATATVGRPLVVFGQHGGAEWPGAAADPDTGWLYVPINHIPWKIRLYMLARDEALPATPPFALYAERCARCHGAAREGNYEERGEQEVAYAPSLVSLTQLPGLERAYRLDWFRARHRDVPGLVVDQRELDALSSAFDAFDAELLARKATRITATTAQLVDHEGYPGGAPPWGEIVALHLPTGRIGWRVPFGEFPELTARGVPVTGQPNYGGVIATRGGLLFATGTVDGELRALDAANGRELWSYRLAASGSAPPLTYELDGRQYVAVVASGGRFHNFGERSSKIYAFALPALADE; from the coding sequence GTGGGCGGAGCGTCGCCGCGCGCACCCCGCTTCGAGCCGACGTTCGCGCACTACGCGGCCGCGGCCGTCGTCGTGCTGGCACTCGGCGCGGCGGCGAGCGCGTGGCTCGCGCGCCGCGAGGAGGCCGCGCGCGCGGATGCGCTGCCTCCGTACCGCGTCGTTCCGGGACTCTTCGGCGACGGGACGGGCGAGCCCGATCCGCGCATCGCGTCGCTGCGCGCGTTCGGCGTCGAGCCCGCGTCGCTCACGCGCTGGACGCGCAGCCACGGCGGCGACGGCTCGCTCAAGTTCTCGGCGCTCGACCGGATCGATCGCGCGAACGTCGGGCGGCTCGAGGTCGCGTGGGTCTTCGACGGCGAGGCGGCGCGCCTGCGCGGCGACGGCGTCTGGCGCCGCAACGTGCAGGCGAACCCGGTCGTCGCGGGTCGCACGCTCTACGCGGCGACCGCGCAGGACACGCTCGTCGCGCTCGACGCCGCGACGGGCGCGCTGCGCTGGGAGTTCGTGCCGCGCGCCGTACCGGCGCGGCGCGGCCTCGTGTACTGGGAAGGGCGCGAGGGCGTCGCGCCGCGCCTCTACTTCGTCGCGGGCGCCGAGCTGCTCGCGCTCGACGCGGCGACGGGCGCGCCCGTCGCGTCGTTCGGCGATGCGGGAAGCGTCGCGATCGGCGAGGCGACGGCGGCGCCGGCCGTCGTCGGCGACCGGCTCGTCGCGACCACGAACTCGCCCGCGACGGTGCGGGCCTTCGACGTCGCGACGGGGCGTCCGCTCTGGCGCACGCCGCTCGTGGCCGACGGGCGCCCGATCGGCGCGGCGCCGTGGGGCGGCTTCTCGGTCGACGCGCGGCGGGGCCGCGCGTACGTCACGACGGGGAACCCGCGCCCGCCGCTCTACGGCGCGGACCGCCCCGGCAACAACGAGCACGCGAACAGCGTCGTGTGCGTCGACCTCGAGACCGGCGCGATCGACTGGGCGTGGCAGGAGGTGCGCCACGACCTGTGGAACTTCGACATCGCCTCGCCGCCCGTGCTCACGACGATCGAGATCGGCGGGCGCCGCGTCGACGTCGTCGCGGCACCGACCAAGATCGGCACCACCGTGCTGCTCGAGCGCGACACCGGCCTCCCGATCTTCGACCAGCGCCGGCGCCTCGCGCAGCCCTCCGTGCTCGCGGGCGAGTCGACCGCGGCCTATCAACCCGACCCCGTGCTCCCCGAGCCGTTCGCGTCGATGGAGTTCGGACCGGAGCGCGTCACGGACGTGGGCGCGGCGAACCGCGAGTCGGTCGAGTGGCAGATCGCGAACGCGACGTGGGGATGGTTCGCGACCGCGACCGTCGGGCGGCCGCTCGTCGTGTTCGGCCAGCACGGCGGCGCGGAGTGGCCGGGAGCGGCGGCCGACCCCGACACGGGCTGGCTCTACGTCCCGATCAACCACATCCCGTGGAAGATCCGCCTGTACATGCTCGCGCGCGACGAGGCGCTGCCCGCGACGCCGCCCTTCGCGCTCTACGCCGAGCGCTGCGCGCGCTGCCACGGCGCGGCGCGCGAGGGAAACTACGAGGAGCGCGGCGAGCAGGAGGTCGCCTACGCGCCCTCGCTCGTCTCGCTGACGCAGCTCCCCGGGCTCGAGCGCGCCTATCGACTCGACTGGTTCCGCGCGCGCCACCGCGACGTCCCCGGCCTCGTCGTCGACCAGCGCGAGCTCGACGCGCTCTCGTCGGCGTTCGACGCGTTCGACGCCGAGCTGCTCGCGCGCAAGGCCACGCGCATCACGGCGACGACGGCGCAGCTCGTCGACCACGAGGGCTATCCGGGCGGCGCGCCGCCGTGGGGCGAGATCGTCGCGCTGCACCTGCCGACGGGCCGCATCGGCTGGCGCGTCCCGTTCGGCGAGTTCCCCGAGCTCACGGCGCGCGGCGTCCCGGTGACCGGCCAGCCGAACTACGGCGGTGTGATCGCGACGCGCGGCGGCCTGCTGTTCGCGACCGGAACCGTCGACGGCGAGCTGCGCGCGCTCGACGCGGCGAACGGGCGCGAGCTGTGGTCCTACAGGCTGGCCGCGTCGGGAAGCGCGCCGCCGCTCACGTACGAGCTCGACGGGCGGCAGTACGTCGCCGTCGTCGCGTCGGGCGGCCGCTTCCACAACTTCGGGGAGCGGTCGTCGAAGATCTACGCGTTCGCGCTCCCCGCGCTCGCGGACGAGTGA
- a CDS encoding glycosyltransferase family 2 protein, protein MNVVLLCAFNEEAVIRPTLLAVHRALGGGPEPLRVVLVDDGSSDATVAEARRAVEETGGALDLEIVSHARNRGLGAALVTGFDACLAMAADGDAIVTLDADNTHPPRLIPTLLARLDEGYELVIASRYQPGASVRGVPRSRLLISDGARFLLRAVFPIRGVRDYTCCFRAYRPAALRRALSAFGDELTSARGFEAVMDILLRLRATGVRACEVPIELEYETRVGSSKMKVLATIRKTLALIARRRLEAFTVDRPSAVRARLAAATRGARP, encoded by the coding sequence ATGAACGTCGTGCTCCTGTGCGCGTTCAACGAGGAGGCGGTGATCCGCCCCACGCTGCTCGCCGTGCACCGCGCGCTCGGCGGCGGGCCGGAGCCGCTGCGCGTCGTGCTCGTCGACGACGGCAGCAGCGACGCCACCGTGGCCGAGGCGCGGCGCGCGGTGGAGGAGACGGGCGGCGCACTCGACCTCGAGATCGTGAGCCACGCCCGCAACCGCGGGCTCGGCGCCGCGCTCGTGACGGGGTTCGACGCCTGCCTCGCGATGGCCGCGGACGGCGACGCCATCGTCACGCTCGACGCCGACAACACGCACCCGCCCCGGCTCATCCCGACGCTGCTCGCGCGCCTCGACGAGGGCTACGAGCTCGTGATCGCGTCGCGCTACCAGCCCGGCGCGAGCGTGCGCGGCGTGCCGCGCTCGCGCCTGCTGATCTCGGACGGCGCGCGCTTCCTGCTGCGCGCGGTCTTCCCGATCCGCGGCGTGCGCGACTACACGTGCTGCTTCCGCGCCTATCGTCCGGCCGCGCTCCGCCGCGCGCTCTCGGCGTTCGGCGACGAGCTGACGAGCGCGCGCGGCTTCGAAGCGGTGATGGACATCCTGCTGCGGCTCCGCGCGACGGGCGTGCGCGCCTGCGAGGTCCCGATCGAGCTCGAGTACGAGACGCGCGTCGGCAGCAGCAAGATGAAGGTGCTCGCGACGATCCGGAAGACGCTCGCGCTGATCGCGCGGCGCCGGCTCGAGGCGTTCACGGTGGACCGGCCGAGCGCGGTGCGCGCGCGCCTCGCCGCCGCGACGCGAGGAGCCCGACCGTGA
- a CDS encoding SDR family oxidoreductase, whose translation MTRLAGKVGIVTGAASGIGRATAHALAREGASVVVADLDAAGAEVVAGEIADAGGRAVACRVDVADEDAVRAMIDTAVDAFGGLDVLHNNAAAIGSAKPGADHDVASIDVDVWDRTMAVNLRGVWLGCKHAIPRMLERGGGSIVNTSSGSSLQGDLANAAYAVSKGGVNTLTLYVATQYGKRGIRCNAIAPGLVLSHPVEHFGGQRYVDMLEEHHLTPRVGRPDDIANAVVFLASDESGFVTGQILRVDGGIVSHAAPVADLRRMARRA comes from the coding sequence GTGACGCGTCTCGCAGGCAAGGTCGGCATCGTCACCGGCGCGGCGTCGGGCATCGGCCGCGCGACGGCGCACGCGCTCGCGCGCGAGGGGGCGTCGGTCGTGGTCGCCGACCTCGACGCGGCGGGCGCGGAGGTCGTGGCGGGCGAGATCGCGGACGCGGGCGGGCGGGCGGTCGCGTGCCGCGTCGACGTCGCCGACGAGGACGCCGTGCGCGCGATGATCGACACCGCAGTCGACGCGTTCGGCGGCCTCGACGTCCTGCACAACAACGCCGCGGCGATCGGCAGTGCGAAGCCCGGTGCCGACCACGACGTCGCGTCGATCGACGTCGACGTCTGGGACCGGACGATGGCCGTCAACCTGCGCGGCGTCTGGCTCGGCTGCAAGCACGCCATTCCGCGCATGCTCGAGCGCGGCGGCGGCTCGATCGTGAACACGTCGTCGGGCTCGTCGCTGCAGGGCGACCTCGCGAACGCGGCGTACGCGGTGTCGAAGGGCGGCGTCAACACGCTCACGCTCTACGTCGCGACGCAGTACGGCAAGCGCGGCATCCGCTGCAACGCGATCGCGCCGGGCCTCGTGCTCTCGCACCCGGTCGAGCACTTCGGGGGCCAGCGCTACGTCGACATGCTCGAGGAGCACCACCTGACGCCGCGCGTCGGCCGGCCGGACGACATCGCGAACGCCGTGGTCTTCCTCGCCTCGGACGAGTCGGGCTTCGTCACCGGCCAGATCCTGCGCGTCGACGGCGGCATCGTGAGCCACGCGGCGCCCGTCGCCGACCTGCGGCGCATGGCGCGCCGGGCCTAG
- a CDS encoding phosphotransferase family protein, with the protein MGEQDVGDLEVVRRGVEAWLRERLPDGRGLRIADLAFPKASGESSVTLLLDGEHADGRVERFVLRMAPRASQVFETHDLRLQVEMMDIARAEGVPVPDVVGYEPDARRLGSDFYVMRFTEGEIPPDNPPMVFAGWVKELGAAERERMWRSGLETLAAIHRIDPAKHDVARLPRAGAGESVVAHELRKFDSMFRPDLRASGDPRILEAWRFALAHAPGPGPVRVCWGDSRVGNIVWRELAPVAVLDWEMASLSCPLLDLAWWIWIDRCNSVGLGAGKLAGVPEPGEAYAQWHALTGLPIDDVAYYELLAVVRYAIVLELKFVAMRAGDAAAAALPNFAAAFLPGLVEACAR; encoded by the coding sequence ATGGGCGAGCAGGACGTGGGCGACCTCGAGGTCGTGCGACGGGGCGTCGAGGCGTGGCTGCGCGAGCGGCTGCCGGACGGAAGGGGGCTGCGCATCGCGGACCTCGCCTTCCCGAAGGCGAGCGGCGAGAGCAGCGTGACGCTGCTCCTCGACGGCGAGCACGCCGACGGGCGCGTCGAGCGCTTCGTGCTGCGCATGGCGCCGCGCGCGAGCCAGGTGTTCGAGACGCACGACCTGCGCCTGCAGGTGGAGATGATGGACATCGCGCGCGCGGAGGGCGTCCCCGTGCCCGACGTCGTCGGCTACGAGCCCGACGCGCGCCGGCTCGGCAGCGACTTCTACGTCATGCGCTTCACGGAGGGCGAGATCCCGCCGGACAACCCGCCCATGGTGTTCGCCGGGTGGGTGAAGGAGCTCGGCGCGGCGGAGCGCGAGCGCATGTGGCGGAGCGGGCTCGAGACGCTCGCGGCGATCCACCGCATCGACCCGGCGAAGCACGACGTCGCGCGTCTCCCGCGCGCGGGAGCGGGCGAGTCGGTCGTCGCGCACGAGCTCCGCAAGTTCGACTCGATGTTCCGCCCCGATCTGCGCGCGTCGGGCGACCCGCGCATCCTCGAGGCGTGGCGGTTCGCGCTCGCCCACGCGCCCGGGCCGGGCCCGGTGCGCGTGTGCTGGGGCGACTCGCGCGTCGGCAACATCGTCTGGCGCGAGCTCGCTCCCGTCGCCGTCCTCGACTGGGAGATGGCGAGCCTCTCGTGCCCGCTGCTCGACCTCGCGTGGTGGATCTGGATCGACCGCTGCAACAGCGTGGGGCTCGGGGCCGGGAAGCTCGCCGGCGTGCCCGAGCCCGGCGAGGCCTACGCGCAGTGGCACGCGCTCACCGGCCTGCCGATCGACGACGTCGCCTACTACGAGCTGCTCGCCGTGGTGCGCTACGCGATCGTGCTCGAGCTCAAGTTCGTGGCGATGCGCGCGGGCGACGCGGCGGCGGCCGCGCTTCCGAACTTCGCGGCCGCCTTCCTGCCCGGGCTCGTGGAGGCGTGCGCTCGCTAG
- a CDS encoding polysaccharide deacetylase family protein produces the protein MTTIEATGPHAAPSERAIRGSAAGRLAATVSVDVDPVDLHLLGYGVGDAPACALVYERAVPRLVEAFARAGVRATFFFVARDLPAQRAAVAAVAAAGHEVASHSVSHAMAFASLPDEALRDELATSRARLEDACGSEVVGFRAPNWDFDARTARELVRAGYAYDASAYPTPMLLAARLVLLAKGQGASAAGLRFLPFSWSRRVFDLERGALREFPVSVTTWTRFPVYHTAAYLLGERRLVRMVEAVARRGLALSYPLHAVDALGLAEDGVDARLARHPGMDRPLAAKVATLDAVLGAIAARFACIPFRERLGERAPVARAS, from the coding sequence ATGACCACGATCGAGGCGACGGGTCCCCATGCGGCGCCGTCCGAGCGCGCCATCCGGGGCTCCGCAGCGGGGCGCCTCGCCGCCACCGTGAGCGTCGACGTCGACCCCGTCGACCTGCACCTGCTCGGCTACGGGGTAGGCGACGCGCCCGCCTGCGCCCTCGTGTACGAGCGCGCCGTTCCCCGGCTCGTCGAGGCCTTCGCGCGGGCGGGCGTGCGCGCGACGTTCTTCTTCGTCGCGCGCGACCTCCCGGCCCAGCGCGCGGCCGTGGCGGCGGTCGCGGCGGCGGGTCACGAGGTGGCGAGCCACTCCGTCTCGCACGCGATGGCCTTCGCGAGCCTGCCGGACGAGGCGCTCCGCGACGAGCTCGCGACGTCGCGCGCGCGGCTCGAGGACGCGTGCGGGAGCGAGGTCGTGGGCTTCCGGGCGCCCAACTGGGACTTCGACGCGCGCACCGCGCGCGAGCTCGTCCGCGCGGGCTACGCCTACGACGCATCGGCCTACCCGACGCCGATGCTGCTCGCGGCGCGGCTCGTGCTGCTCGCGAAGGGGCAGGGCGCTTCGGCGGCCGGGCTGCGCTTCCTGCCCTTCTCGTGGTCGCGCCGCGTCTTCGACCTCGAGCGCGGCGCGCTGCGCGAGTTTCCCGTCTCGGTGACGACGTGGACGCGCTTTCCGGTCTACCACACGGCCGCCTACCTGCTCGGCGAGCGCCGCCTCGTGCGCATGGTCGAGGCGGTCGCGCGGCGCGGGCTCGCGCTCTCCTATCCGCTGCACGCCGTCGACGCGCTGGGCCTGGCCGAGGACGGCGTCGACGCCCGGCTCGCACGGCATCCCGGGATGGATCGCCCGCTCGCCGCGAAGGTCGCGACGCTCGACGCCGTGCTCGGCGCGATCGCCGCGCGGTTCGCGTGCATCCCGTTCCGCGAACGGCTGGGCGAGCGCGCGCCGGTCGCGCGCGCGAGCTAG
- a CDS encoding glycosyltransferase family 87 protein: MDALLAAARAIELPWVAALGAFAALAVWHRWPRLPARLRVAWTAGCVAAVAAFAVRAVSIARHRLAVHAEWDFLGFWMHGRAAWLGRDFYDNEAMRALDLPWPPSDGFAAELLVAGSVYPPFTSFLFAPFGAFSFETAYWLWLACNAAAVAAAVALAGRRLLVAHPHGALLAAALVALLPATRLTVEVQQSSGLVLLALVAMAVAPRAAGAGVALALAVVVKPLAALVAIAPLARRQWRVLGAAAAAGAALVVASAVVWGPQRYVAFAATPPSLSLPVIATVQPVSQALASEIGRRLHSLERGRRPEREPLFLAAAAALALATLAGLGSARGLASLPRDAVADGLALGAAAAFALVVYPGTKHHYGVVLALPAFALWRARERLPLRAAPDAIAAFVGLSWGALAWREGTSAWAVFLAWWAVMLAAAWAVRAQPPSEPGEAGASGDS; this comes from the coding sequence GTGGACGCGCTGCTCGCGGCCGCGCGCGCCATCGAGCTGCCGTGGGTCGCCGCGCTCGGGGCGTTCGCCGCGCTCGCGGTGTGGCACCGCTGGCCGCGTCTCCCCGCGCGCCTGCGTGTCGCGTGGACCGCGGGCTGTGTCGCGGCCGTCGCCGCCTTCGCGGTGCGCGCCGTCTCGATCGCACGTCACCGTCTCGCCGTGCACGCCGAGTGGGACTTCCTCGGCTTCTGGATGCACGGCCGTGCCGCGTGGCTCGGGCGCGACTTCTACGACAACGAGGCGATGCGCGCGCTCGACCTGCCCTGGCCTCCCTCCGACGGGTTCGCGGCCGAGCTGCTCGTCGCGGGCTCGGTCTATCCGCCGTTCACGAGCTTCCTGTTCGCGCCGTTCGGCGCGTTCTCGTTCGAGACGGCCTACTGGCTGTGGCTCGCGTGCAACGCCGCAGCGGTCGCGGCCGCCGTCGCGCTCGCGGGGCGGCGGCTGCTCGTCGCGCACCCGCACGGGGCCCTGCTCGCCGCCGCGCTCGTCGCGCTGCTGCCCGCGACGCGCCTCACGGTCGAGGTGCAGCAGAGCTCGGGGCTCGTCCTGCTCGCGCTCGTCGCGATGGCGGTGGCGCCGCGCGCGGCCGGCGCGGGCGTCGCGCTCGCGCTCGCGGTCGTCGTGAAGCCCCTCGCCGCGCTCGTCGCGATCGCACCGCTCGCGCGGCGCCAGTGGCGCGTGCTCGGCGCGGCGGCGGCGGCGGGCGCCGCGCTCGTCGTCGCCTCGGCCGTCGTCTGGGGGCCGCAACGCTATGTCGCCTTCGCCGCGACGCCGCCGAGCCTCTCGCTGCCGGTGATCGCGACCGTGCAGCCCGTCTCGCAGGCGCTCGCCTCCGAGATCGGGCGGCGCCTCCACTCGCTCGAGCGCGGCCGGCGGCCCGAGCGCGAGCCCCTGTTCCTCGCCGCCGCGGCGGCACTCGCGCTCGCGACGCTCGCGGGGCTCGGGTCGGCGCGCGGGCTCGCGTCGCTCCCGCGCGATGCCGTCGCCGACGGCCTCGCGCTCGGCGCGGCCGCGGCGTTCGCGCTCGTCGTGTATCCCGGCACGAAGCACCACTACGGCGTCGTGCTCGCGCTGCCCGCGTTCGCGCTGTGGCGCGCGCGCGAGCGGCTCCCGCTGCGCGCCGCGCCCGACGCGATCGCGGCCTTCGTCGGGCTCTCGTGGGGCGCGCTCGCGTGGCGGGAAGGGACGAGCGCGTGGGCCGTGTTCCTCGCGTGGTGGGCGGTGATGCTCGCGGCCGCGTGGGCAGTGCGCGCGCAGCCGCCGAGCGAGCCGGGCGAGGCCGGCGCGTCGGGCGACTCGTAG
- a CDS encoding SDR family NAD(P)-dependent oxidoreductase encodes MQEFRGRVAVVTGGASGIGKALAKALLAEGAKVVVADVERGALDATAAELAARGGDLASVVCDVSDPASVSALADAVYARHGACHLLFNNAGVGAPNLNVWETTPNDWKWVHGVNVLGVAYGVQAFVPRMLEGGEEGVVVNTSSGDGGIHPLAGQVVYATSKAAVSILTECLQAQLSGLGTKLRASIFYPSGGLLPTGIWTTRRNRPAELAREKPAPEGSEITFDAFMESMKKVGVELPVQDLDELARFALDGIRAGDFVIMIGREQMEAQLADRARKLASGACPTTLELG; translated from the coding sequence ATGCAGGAGTTCCGCGGCCGCGTCGCCGTCGTCACGGGCGGCGCCAGCGGCATCGGCAAGGCGCTCGCGAAGGCGCTGCTCGCCGAGGGAGCGAAGGTCGTCGTCGCCGACGTCGAGCGCGGTGCGCTCGACGCCACGGCCGCCGAGCTCGCCGCACGGGGCGGCGACCTCGCGAGCGTCGTGTGCGACGTCTCCGACCCGGCCTCGGTGAGCGCGCTCGCCGACGCGGTCTACGCGCGCCACGGCGCCTGCCACCTGCTCTTCAACAATGCGGGCGTCGGGGCGCCGAACCTCAACGTCTGGGAGACGACGCCCAACGACTGGAAGTGGGTCCACGGCGTGAACGTGCTCGGCGTCGCCTACGGCGTGCAGGCCTTCGTGCCGCGCATGCTCGAGGGCGGCGAGGAGGGCGTCGTCGTCAACACGTCGTCCGGCGACGGCGGCATCCACCCGCTCGCGGGGCAGGTGGTCTACGCGACGAGCAAGGCCGCCGTGTCGATCCTGACGGAGTGCCTGCAGGCGCAGCTCTCCGGGCTCGGCACGAAGCTGCGCGCCTCCATCTTCTATCCGTCGGGCGGGCTGCTGCCGACCGGCATCTGGACGACGCGCCGCAACCGCCCCGCCGAGCTCGCCCGCGAGAAGCCCGCGCCGGAGGGCTCGGAGATCACGTTCGACGCGTTCATGGAGAGCATGAAGAAGGTCGGCGTCGAGCTCCCCGTGCAGGACCTCGACGAGCTCGCGCGCTTCGCGCTCGACGGCATCCGCGCGGGCGACTTCGTGATCATGATCGGGCGCGAGCAGATGGAGGCCCAGCTCGCGGACCGCGCCCGCAAGCTCGCTTCGGGCGCGTGCCCGACGACGCTCGAGCTCGGCTAG
- the wecB gene encoding UDP-N-acetylglucosamine 2-epimerase (non-hydrolyzing) — translation MTVLGTRPEIIKMSPVVRACREAGVPHVLVHTGQHYSYELDEAIFRDLELAPADVNLHIGSRPDGDQIRGILAKTVAIIERERPDVVVVQGDTNSALGGALAAVKTATPLAHVEAGLRSYDRTMPEEINRRQIDHVADFLFAPTRIARDTLLTEGVDGTSIVMSGNTVVDELERLQGDVPDSELLAKHGLRRRRFALATVHRRENVENEERLRGILAGIASTAIELELPVVAALHPRTVKKIDELGIAIDAKHVRVVPPLGYREFLALHANAALMLTDSGGLQEEACCLGVPCVTLRDNTERPESIAVGASTLAGARERAIVERARELYDRPRTWPNPFGDGHAGRRIVEQLERLLAR, via the coding sequence ATGACCGTGCTCGGGACGCGCCCCGAGATCATCAAGATGTCGCCCGTCGTGCGCGCGTGCCGCGAGGCGGGCGTCCCGCACGTGCTCGTGCACACCGGCCAGCACTACAGCTACGAGCTCGACGAGGCCATCTTCCGCGACCTCGAGCTCGCGCCCGCCGACGTGAACCTGCACATCGGGTCGCGCCCCGACGGCGACCAGATCCGCGGCATCCTCGCGAAGACGGTGGCGATCATCGAGCGCGAGCGTCCGGACGTCGTCGTCGTGCAGGGCGACACGAACTCGGCGCTCGGCGGCGCGCTCGCGGCCGTCAAGACGGCGACGCCGCTCGCCCACGTGGAAGCGGGCCTGCGCAGCTACGACCGCACGATGCCCGAGGAGATCAACCGACGGCAGATCGACCACGTCGCCGACTTCCTCTTCGCGCCGACCCGCATCGCGCGCGACACGCTGCTCACCGAGGGCGTCGACGGCACGAGCATCGTGATGAGCGGCAACACGGTGGTCGACGAGCTCGAGCGGCTGCAGGGCGACGTGCCGGACTCGGAGCTGCTCGCGAAGCACGGCCTGCGGCGGCGCCGCTTCGCGCTCGCGACCGTGCACCGGCGCGAGAACGTCGAGAACGAGGAGCGCCTGCGCGGCATCCTCGCCGGCATCGCGTCGACGGCCATCGAGCTCGAGCTCCCCGTCGTGGCCGCGCTCCACCCGCGCACCGTCAAGAAGATCGACGAGCTCGGCATCGCGATCGACGCGAAGCACGTGCGCGTCGTGCCGCCGCTCGGCTACCGCGAGTTCCTCGCGCTCCACGCGAACGCGGCGCTCATGCTCACCGACTCGGGCGGCCTGCAGGAGGAGGCGTGCTGCCTGGGCGTCCCGTGCGTCACGCTGCGCGACAACACGGAGCGCCCGGAGTCGATCGCCGTCGGCGCGAGCACGCTCGCCGGCGCGCGCGAGCGCGCCATCGTCGAGCGCGCACGCGAGCTCTACGACCGCCCGCGCACGTGGCCGAACCCGTTCGGGGACGGGCACGCCGGCCGCCGCATCGTCGAGCAGCTCGAGCGCCTGCTCGCGCGCTGA